The Punica granatum isolate Tunisia-2019 chromosome 4, ASM765513v2, whole genome shotgun sequence genome has a window encoding:
- the LOC116203998 gene encoding G-type lectin S-receptor-like serine/threonine-protein kinase At4g27290 has product MRFPLCCTLLRSLLALLLMLDYCASMDSLNQSQPMSEGETLISAGGKFELGFFSPDNSYKRYLGIWFYNIPSRTIVWVANRNKPLDGSRGLLKIEHGTLVIQDNSGRVIWSSNTLNQSSSSTIAKLLDSGNLVLKYDNSESYLWQSFDHPTDTLLAGMKIGWDFKVGMEWQLTSWTSAEDPSQGQFSYRMDPHAPQAKMLEGNITLYRSFIHFGSIRTSLDKVFIPILVYNSQEAYKTYDLRDQKTLSRYLVNYTGKLQHYIWNSQALNWMQLYEFPGDSCDEYAKCGPNAVCITVNTVATCKCLPGYVSKSSQESDMLNLWYSGGCTRKSPLNCSVPEAFEQMKRVKLPDLLQFEINSSMNLKECEKVCLRNCSCNAYASSSDSRSRRGCGFWFGDLLDIREVNNDDGNDILFIRVVASGQGSMRKRWVIAATVVLSVSSAILCSWATWRRRKGQGVRFDAHDRGEENFELPTFDAAMISQATNGFSGSNKIGEGGFGPVYKGELPNGQEIAVKRLSETSRQGLNEFKNEVMLIAKLQHRNLVKLLGCCIEGEERMLVYEYMPNGSLDTFICNTTGGSCLVWRRRFNIIVGVARGLLYLHRDSRLTIIHRDLKASNVLLDRKMNPKISDFGMARTFGEEQFLEKTKRIVGTYGYMSPEYAVDGIFSIKSDVFSFGVLVLEIVCGRRNREFHHPDHHFNLIGHAWKLWVEGKAQELIDEQMEDSFPLSEVMRCIQVGLLCVQKCPEDRPTMSYVLLMLDSESATLLPPREPGFYLERIPYGKSIIINRAEYSANEISETLLEGR; this is encoded by the exons ATGAGATTTCCTTTGTGTTGCACACTACTCCGGTCCCTTCTAGCTCTATTATTGATGCTAGATTATTGTGCGTCCATGGATTCACTGAACCAATCCCAACCGATGAGTGAGGGCGAGACGTTAATCTCCGCCGGTGGAAAGTTCGAGCTGGGGTTTTTCAGCCCAGACAACTCTTACAAGCGTTATCTTGGGATTTGGTTCTATAATATCCCAAGTAGAACGATTGTTTGGGTTGCAAATAGAAATAAACCCCTCGATGGCTCACGGGGTCTTTTGAAGATTGAGCATGGGACTCTTGTCATCCAAGACAACTCCGGACGAGTGATTTGGTCATCGAATACTCTGAATCAGTCCTCAAGCAGCACAATCGCAAAGCTCCTTGATTCAGGAAACTTGGTTTTGAAATATGATAACTCAGAAAGTTATCTCTGGCAGAGTTTTGATCATCCCACCGATACGTTGTTGGCGGGAATGAAAATTGGTTGGGACTTTAAGGTTGGGATGGAGTGGCAACTTACGTCATGGACGAGTGCAGAGGATCCTTCTCAGGGACAGTTCTCTTACAGAATGGATCCCCATGCACCGCAGGCCAAGATGCTCGAGGGCAACATTACGCT GTACAGGAGCTTTATTCATTTTGGCAGTATCCGTACATCTTTAGACAAAGTCTTCATTCCGATATTGGTATATAATTCTCAGGAAGCGTACAAAACATATGATCTCCGTGACCAGAAAACCTTGTCGAGGTATCTTGTAAATTACACTGGCAAGCTTCAACATTACATATGGAACAGCCAAGCACTCAATTGGATGCAGTTATATGAGTTCCCAGGCGATTCATGTGATGAGTATGCAAAATGCGGTCCTAACGCAGTCTGTATCACAGTGAATACAGTTGCAACTTGCAAATGCCTTCCCGGCTACGTGTCCAAATCATCTCAGGAATCTGACATGCTCAACCTATGGTACTCAGGCGGTTGTACAAGGAAAAGCCCGCTTAACTGTTCGGTTCCAGAAGCTTTTGAACAGATGAAGCGGGTAAAGTTGCCCGACCTTTTGCAGTTTGAGATCAACAGTAGCATGAACCTTAAGGAATGTGAGAAAGTGTGCTTGAGGAATTGTTCTTGCAATGCTTATGCGAGCAGTAGTGACAGCAGAAGTAGGAGAGGCTGTGGCTTTTGGTTTGGAGATCTTCTGGACATAAGAGAAGTTAATAATGACGATGGGAATGATATACTTTTCATTCGGGTTGTAGCATCAGGGCAAG GTTCCATGAGGAAGAGGTGGGTGATTGCTGCAACGGTGGTTCTGTCAGTCTCTTCTGCAATATTGTGTTCATGGGCtacttggagaagaagaaaaggccAAG GGGTAAGATTTGATGCTCATGATAGAGGAGAGGAGAATTTTGAATTACCCACGTTTGATGCTGCCATGATTTCACAAGCAACTAACGGTTTTTCTGGTTCCAACAAGATAGGAGAGGGAGGTTTCGGACCAGTTTACAAG GGTGAGCTCCCAAACGGGCAAGAAATCGCTGTCAAGAGACTTTCAGAGACTTCTAGGCAAGGCCTCAATGAGTTCAAAAATGAGGTCATGCTTATTGCAAAACTTCAGCACCGAAACCTCGTGAAACTTTTGGGATGTTGCATTGAAGGAGAAGAGAGGATGTTAGTGTACGAGTACATGCCTAACGGAAGCTTGGACACCTTTATATGCA ATACAACTGGAGGAAGTTGTTTAGTGTGGAGGAGGAGATTTAACATCATTGTAGGAGTGGCTAGAGGACTTCTTTATCTTCACCGAGATTCAAGGTTGACGATTATCCACCGGGACCTTAAAGCTAGCAATGTGTTGTTGGATAGGAAGATGAACCCGAAAATATCAGATTTTGGCATGGCCAGGACATTTGGGGAGGAGCAGTTCTTAGAGAAAACCAAAAGAATAGTCGGCACATA TGGCTACATGTCACCGGAATACGCCGTTGATGGGATATTCTCAATAAAGTCAGATGTCTTTAGCTTTGGAGTGCTTGTCCTCGAAATAGTTTGTGGCAGAAGGAACAGAGAGTTTCACCATCCCGACCACCATTTCAATCTTATTGGGCAT GCGTGGAAACTATGGGTCGAGGGGAAAGCTCAGGAGTTGATAGATGAACAGATGGAGGATTCTTTCCCTCTTTCGGAAGTTATGAGATGCATACAAGTTGGGCTCTTGTGTGTACAAAAATGTCCTGAAGATAGACCGACCATGTCTTATGTGCTTCTGATGCTGGACAGCGAGAGTGCAACGCTTCTTCCGCCCAGGGAACCGGGCTTCTACCTGGAAAGGATCCCTTATGGAAAAAGCATCATAATAAATAGAGCAGAGTACAGTGCAAATGAGATTAGTGAAACTCTATTGGAAGGTCGTTAG